A window of Variovorax sp. HW608 genomic DNA:
TCTTGCCGCCGTCCTCGGTGGCGAGCGCCAGGTTGTAGGCACCGACCACGATGCCGCGCAGCGCGTCGATGAAGTGCAGCGCGAGCCAGGGCTTGTCGGGCCCGTCCTGGACGCCGCGCTGGGCCTCCTTCAGTGCCCTCGCCGAAGCATCGTCGCCGGCACCGTGCGCCTGGGCCGCCTGCAGCACCCGTTGCGCCGCTGTGTCGCCATCGAGCAGGCGTTCCCAGTGCTCGCCGCCGTCTTCGCTCCTGAGCACCGCGCCGTAATGCCCGACCGCGTAGCCGGTACGCGCGTCGATGAACTGCACCGCCGTGAGCGTGACGCTGACCGGCACGGCGGCCGCCTGGCGCCAACTGCGCCCCGCGTCGTCGGACAGCACGACGATGCCGCGCTCGCCGACCGCCACCAGGCGGCTGCCGGCGCGTGCCAGCCCGAGCAGGGCGGAGCGCGCCGCCAGGCGGGTCGGCAGTGCCGGCCGATCGAGCGGCTCGGCCACGGCGGCCACGGCCTTCGGCGCCGCCAGGCCAGGGAGGAGCGCGGCGCCGCCGAGCAACAGGGCGGTGCGCCGCGACAGTGCGTGCGTGGTCATGGATCGGGCCGGATATCAGCGCACGCCGTCGCCGACCAGGGCATCCGCCGTGAACCGGGTGTCGGGGTAGCGCGGCATCAGCTTGAATTGCTCGGGCGCGTCGTTGAGTGCGCTGTCGAAGTACCAGGCGCCGGAGACCAGGTCGTAGAAGCCGAACTGCTGCGGCGAGGTCGTGCCGGGCAGGTCGGGCATCACGATCGGGTTGGCGAAGCCCATCTGCCAGAGCTGGCCATTGGCATCCCAGTGATCGGCAAGCACGGCGATCCAGGTGTCCTCGTCGAGGTAGTAGCGGCGCTTGGGGGACACATGCCGCTTGCCTTGCGCGACCGTGGCCTCGATCACCCACACCCGGTGCAGCTCCCAGCGCATGTGCTCGGGATTGAGATGGTGCGCCATCAGCACCTCCGATTCCTTGGGTTGCAGCAGCTTGTTGCCGTTGTAGGGGATCAGCATTTCCTTCTTGCCGACGATCTTCCAGTCGAAGCGGTCGAGGCGCCCGTCGAACACGTCGGTCTGGTCGAAGGTCGCCACGCCGGCCGAGGCCTGGGTCGGCGTGTCGCAGCAGGCGTTGGGAACCTTGCGCACGCGGCGCTGCCCGGGGATGTAGACCCAGACCTGGGTCTTGTCCGGATCCAGGTTCTGGCGCCCGGTGATGGCCTCGCCGGCGCGGATCGGCGGGCCGGAGCTCAGGAGCCGGATCATCCAGTGCTCGCCGTTGAACTTGTCGAGCGATCCGTCCTTGAAGTAGTAGGGCATCTGAAAGTCGCCCGACAGCTCGCCGGTCATCACGTGGCTGCCGTCGGCGGTGGTCTGGATGCCCTTGACCGCCACGTGCCAGGACTCGCCGCGCCAGCGCAGCACGTGGTTCCACATGGCCTCGGCGCCGCTCTTCGGGATCGGAAACGGAATGCCGCCGTACGCGCCCTCGAGCGCATTGCCGTTGAGCTTGGCGTTGGTGGCATTCTTGTACGTGTTGTCCAGCACCCATTGCGGCGCCACCGCGGTGCGCCGCGCCGGATAGACGTCGACGCGGAAGCTGTCCGGGTACTTCTTGAGCATCGCCTTGACGCCGTCGGTGAGCTTGTCGGCGTAAGAGTCCATGTTCTTCGCATTCACCGAGTACAGCGGCTTGTCGGCGGCAAACGGGTCGCCGCGCTTGCCGCCGTTCTTGAAGCCGGGGATCGGCGTGGTGTAGCCCCCGCTCCAGGCCGGGATGCTGCCGTCCTTGTTGCCGGCCTTCTCTGCGCCCAGCGGGGTCAGTTCGGTCTTGAGCCTGGCCGCTTCGTCGCCCGAGACCGCCGCCTGGACGGATACCGCCGCGGCAGCCGACAGGATCGCGGCCGCCGCAATGCGCGCCGCGCGCTTGTGCTTCTGCTTGTGAATCATGCTGATGTCTCCTTGGCGATCAGAACGTGCGCCGTACGTTGAAAGAAATGAAGTCCCGGTCGGCATTCGATTGCAGGAACGAACGGTGGTAGTTGCCGCTGGCATCGGCGATCAGGAAGGTCCCGGCCTTGCCGAGGTAATGGGTGTAGTTGAGTGCGAAGTTCCAGACCCCGAGGTAGGTCCCGTTCAAGCCGATGCTGAGGTCGCCCGTGTCCTTCCCGAGGAAGGCGCCGACCGCAGCCGAGTTGCCCATGAGCCCCCAGCCCAAACCGACCGGCACCGAGAAATCGAGCCCCGGAAGCACCTGCCGGTACTTGGGCTCGAAGACAGTGCGCACGTTGGCCGCATCGCGCGTTGCATTGGGATTGAGCGCGGAGAGGTTCTTGGTCACGGAGAGCACCCGGTTCCAGGCCAGTTCGCCGACGAAATCGGCCTCCCTCGAAAGAAAGCTCGGGCCGAGTGCGGCGATCCACGACAGCTGCGCATGCGCGGTCTTGCCGACTGCGTAGAGGGGGTTGTCGCTGTTGTTGCCGCGGCCGGTGAGATCGACCTGGGCGTCGCTGTCGAGCGACGCGTTGTAGCGAACCGAAGCCTCGCCCGCGAGGTTGACGTTTCCGACCGTGGTGCTGAAGCTGCCGCCCACCGCCTTCACGCCTTCGTGATAGACCCACTGGTAGGTGCCCACCTGCAGGCCCAGGCCGTTGATGTTCGCCAAAGGCGCGATCGTCGTGTAGGGGTGCAGGTACAGCTGCGGGCCGTGTTCGTTCCAGCGCGCGGCATAGAGACCGTAGTCGACCTCGCCGACATGCCATTTGATCTGCGCCCCGCCCTGGCCCGAGGACTTGGCCTCCATGTCGGCCTGGCGATAGAAGCCGACATTGCCCAGCGGCGAGGACCCGACGATCAAGCGCGTCGCGCCGGTGCCGAGAAAGTCCACGTTCGAGAAGTAGCTGCCGGTGGCCGGCAGGCGATCGGGCTCCCAGCCCAGCATGTAGTAACCGCCGACAGTGACGTCCGAGTTGATCTGCAGCTGCCCCGAAATCTGAGGGGTCGGGCGCATGAATTCCTTGAACAGCGAGTTCGGCACCGACGCGGCCTTGATCACGTCGACGGCGCCCGCGGCGGCGGCCATGCCGTTGAAACCCATCATGAAGCTCTCGCCGTACAGCTGGTTGAAGCGGCCCAGCTTGACGGACAGCGGCATGCTCCCCAGATCGGTCTTGCCGAAGACGAAGGCGTCCAGGACTTCGGCATCGCCGCCGTGCAACTGGCTCGTCGCCGACGTGAACCTGTTGTAGGGCACCGAATTGGAAGTCTGCGGCGAGGTGTTGGCAGTTCCGCGGTGGTAGACGCTGTCGCCCCAGGCCGCCACGCTGACTCGGCCGCCGAAATCCTTGTAGCTGAGGTCGAATTCGCCCAGCAGGTCGAGCCGGTTCGAGATCAGCCCCCGATTGAAATTGCGATCGCCGTCGTCCATGTTGGGGAAGTACAGCGACGAGTTGGGATTGGTGCTCGGGTCGGAGATCAATGCCGGCGACGCCGACTTCAGGCGAAACGCATTGCTGTACTTGACGGTCGTGTCGAGCCGCATCTTGAGATCGGGGTTGTCGGTCTCCAGTTCGAAGGCCCAGGCCGCCGGACTGGCAGCGGCCAGCAGGGCGGCTGCGGTCAGGGCGGCGAATGCGGGGGCGGCGTCTTTGCCGTTTCGGCGGCGTGCCTCGGGCGGGCGGAAGGCGGATAGGCGTGTCACGTTGTCTCGTTCTAGGTCTGGTTGTCGTGGTGGACGGAAATCCGGGCGCGCCAGGCATGGCTGCGCCCAACCCGCCAGTTCGCGCATGCGCGCTGGACGGGGTTCGTGCTCGGGGATTTGCGGGGCGGACGCCCGCGGGCTCACCTCAGCGGTGACGGTCTCTGGCTGCGAATTTCGTCATGTCTCCTCGTTCTCTTGAATTTGCCGGCCGCAATGTTAGGAATGGCTTCGATTCCCGAAAATCAAATGATTTCGGAATCAGCTGTTGATGCCATCAAATCCTCGGCGCCGGGTGCCAGAATGAGGCCATGCGACTCGGCCACTTCGATCTCAATCTCTTCCTTGCGCTCGATGCGCTGCTGGAAACCCGCAACGTCACGCGTGCCAGCGAGCGCCTCCACATCGGCGCCTCCGCCACCAGCAGCGCGCTCGGGCGCCTGCGCGAGCAGTTCGGCGACGAGTTGCTGGTGCAGATCGGCCGGCGGATGGAGCTGACGCCGCTGGCCCAGGACCTGCGCGAGCCGGTGCGCGACATCATCCTGCGCTCGCGCGCAGCGCTGGCGGCCAAGGCCGAGTTCGACCCGGCGAGCGAGCGCCGCCGCTTCGTCTTCAATGCCTCGGACTACGCGACGACGGTGCTGCTGACGCCGCTGGCGCAGCGCCTGGAAACGGAGGCGCCGGGCATCTCGATCGACGTGGTCGGCCTCGGCGACAGCAACGTCGAGCGGCTGGAACGCGGCGACGTGGACATCGCGATCTACCCCGAGCGCAACGCCAGTGCGCAACACCCGATGGAGGCACTGCTCGAGGAAAGCTACCGCTGCGTCGTGTGGTCCGGCAATCACCTGCAGGGCGACTCGGTGAGCTTCGACGACTACATGGCCGCGCGCCACGTGGCGGCGCAGTTCGGCGACCGGCGGATCCCGAGTTTCGAAAGCTGGTTCCTGTCCACGCACGGGGTGATGAGGAACGTCGTCGTGACGGCCAGCACGTTCAACGCGCTGCCCTTGCTGGTCGTGGGCACCCAGCGCATCGCCACGATCCATACGCGCCTGGCGCTCATGTATTCGCGCCTGCTGCCGCTGCGCCTGCTGACGCCTGCCTTCGAGATCCCCAGACTGGATCTCGTGATGCAGTGGAATCCGCACAACAACCTCGACGCGGCGCACGCCTGGCTGCGCCGGCGGTTGAAGGCATTGGCCAACGAGGTTGGGGAGGGTTCACCCCTCGCAGTTCAGCCGGGAGGATGCTCCGGCAGTTCGTACCCCAACTGACGCTCGTGCCGTATCGAGAGGAACACCACCTCTCGCTCGGAGTGCGCATACAAGACGACATGGCGAGCCAGCACCAGTTCTCGCAGGCCGGGCTGACCCACTGCTTGGGCAAGTTTTCGTGCCTGCTCAGCTTGAAACTGCCCCCAACCCGACCTGGCATCAAGAAATCGAGCGGGTCGACCGCTTGCGGGTGCGAATGAGAGAAGCGCCCGCGCCTTGACCACTTCGGCCTGCAATTTCCTGAAGCGCATCGACGCGGAAGCGGCGTCCTGCTCTTCCATGAAGCTGCGCACGGCTTGCAGCGATGCAAGGAAGTTCGGAACCGCCCGAACTCTTGCGTTGACGGGAAGGCTCACGACTTCGAGGCGACGCCCAGAGCCTGGTCCAGTTCCTCATCAGATACGAACTGCCCAGCCAAGGCCTGCCGTAGGCCCCTGATTGCATCTTCAGCCAGCACCAGGTTGGCGTGCTCCGCCTCCAGCGCGTGGTAGTAGTCCAGCCGGCGCGCATCCACCAAGGCCACGTAACTCGCACCGTTCTTGGTCAGCACCTTCTCGGAGCCGCTCCCCACCACGTCTTCGGCCAACTCCGTGAGCCGAGCGCGCGCTTCGCTGATTGGAACGATGTCCGATGCTCTCAAGGCCATATTGCGGTATCCGTTAAGGTCTTCGTTAATGTCAGTCTAGCAGCCAAGCCTGTCCCCTTGCAATCACAGGGTGTCGACCCGACACGCCGCCGGCCTACATGCCCCAACGCAGCGCCGCAGTGTGCAGGGGCGCGTCCCAGAGCGAAAGCATCTCGCTGTCCATGGCACTCACGGTGATGGAACAGCCGGCCATCTCCAGCGAGGTGACGTAGGAGCCCGTCAGGTGCCGGACCGCGTGGACGCCGGCGCCCTCGAGGATGCGGTGCACCGCATGGACCATCACGTACAGCTCGTGCAGCGGCGTGCCGCCGAAGCCGTTCACCAGCAGGACCACCTCCTG
This region includes:
- a CDS encoding LysR family transcriptional regulator encodes the protein MRLGHFDLNLFLALDALLETRNVTRASERLHIGASATSSALGRLREQFGDELLVQIGRRMELTPLAQDLREPVRDIILRSRAALAAKAEFDPASERRRFVFNASDYATTVLLTPLAQRLETEAPGISIDVVGLGDSNVERLERGDVDIAIYPERNASAQHPMEALLEESYRCVVWSGNHLQGDSVSFDDYMAARHVAAQFGDRRIPSFESWFLSTHGVMRNVVVTASTFNALPLLVVGTQRIATIHTRLALMYSRLLPLRLLTPAFEIPRLDLVMQWNPHNNLDAAHAWLRRRLKALANEVGEGSPLAVQPGGCSGSSYPN
- a CDS encoding WD40/YVTN/BNR-like repeat-containing protein: MTTHALSRRTALLLGGAALLPGLAAPKAVAAVAEPLDRPALPTRLAARSALLGLARAGSRLVAVGERGIVVLSDDAGRSWRQAAAVPVSVTLTAVQFIDARTGYAVGHYGAVLRSEDGGEHWERLLDGDTAAQRVLQAAQAHGAGDDASARALKEAQRGVQDGPDKPWLALHFIDALRGIVVGAYNLALATEDGGKSWQPWLDRLPNPKASHLYAIARQADEIWLAGEQGLVLHSADAGASFRRLALPYSGSFFTATLVPDGGGAAIVVAGLRGNAWRSADQGESWQRIAVPMPVSLTAATLDAKGALYLADQAGQVMVSRDAGRTLAPFGESPTPQVGALLALDGGSLLVAGWRGVGLAAPSKKGLAS
- a CDS encoding type II toxin-antitoxin system Phd/YefM family antitoxin — protein: MALRASDIVPISEARARLTELAEDVVGSGSEKVLTKNGASYVALVDARRLDYYHALEAEHANLVLAEDAIRGLRQALAGQFVSDEELDQALGVASKS
- a CDS encoding DUF1329 domain-containing protein; translation: MIHKQKHKRAARIAAAAILSAAAAVSVQAAVSGDEAARLKTELTPLGAEKAGNKDGSIPAWSGGYTTPIPGFKNGGKRGDPFAADKPLYSVNAKNMDSYADKLTDGVKAMLKKYPDSFRVDVYPARRTAVAPQWVLDNTYKNATNAKLNGNALEGAYGGIPFPIPKSGAEAMWNHVLRWRGESWHVAVKGIQTTADGSHVMTGELSGDFQMPYYFKDGSLDKFNGEHWMIRLLSSGPPIRAGEAITGRQNLDPDKTQVWVYIPGQRRVRKVPNACCDTPTQASAGVATFDQTDVFDGRLDRFDWKIVGKKEMLIPYNGNKLLQPKESEVLMAHHLNPEHMRWELHRVWVIEATVAQGKRHVSPKRRYYLDEDTWIAVLADHWDANGQLWQMGFANPIVMPDLPGTTSPQQFGFYDLVSGAWYFDSALNDAPEQFKLMPRYPDTRFTADALVGDGVR
- a CDS encoding DUF1302 domain-containing protein is translated as MTRLSAFRPPEARRRNGKDAAPAFAALTAAALLAAASPAAWAFELETDNPDLKMRLDTTVKYSNAFRLKSASPALISDPSTNPNSSLYFPNMDDGDRNFNRGLISNRLDLLGEFDLSYKDFGGRVSVAAWGDSVYHRGTANTSPQTSNSVPYNRFTSATSQLHGGDAEVLDAFVFGKTDLGSMPLSVKLGRFNQLYGESFMMGFNGMAAAAGAVDVIKAASVPNSLFKEFMRPTPQISGQLQINSDVTVGGYYMLGWEPDRLPATGSYFSNVDFLGTGATRLIVGSSPLGNVGFYRQADMEAKSSGQGGAQIKWHVGEVDYGLYAARWNEHGPQLYLHPYTTIAPLANINGLGLQVGTYQWVYHEGVKAVGGSFSTTVGNVNLAGEASVRYNASLDSDAQVDLTGRGNNSDNPLYAVGKTAHAQLSWIAALGPSFLSREADFVGELAWNRVLSVTKNLSALNPNATRDAANVRTVFEPKYRQVLPGLDFSVPVGLGWGLMGNSAAVGAFLGKDTGDLSIGLNGTYLGVWNFALNYTHYLGKAGTFLIADASGNYHRSFLQSNADRDFISFNVRRTF